One window of Vitis riparia cultivar Riparia Gloire de Montpellier isolate 1030 chromosome 5, EGFV_Vit.rip_1.0, whole genome shotgun sequence genomic DNA carries:
- the LOC117915172 gene encoding receptor-interacting serine/threonine-protein kinase 4-like: MVILIQPTIPFFEGNGYDTWSVKMMTLFISEDLWELVDKGYVEEEIPRDAIRDVRKNDAKALFFIQQAISESIFPQISKATKSKEAWDTLQTKYQSTSLVAAQDGDGSQTDIPVMDDSVYEAAAKGDIEVLRKIPESEFHAQLSPKHNTILHIASEFGNIECVNWILDLPSSSSLLQRPNLNEDTPLHLAAREGHLMVVEALINAAREPTLDIETGPGPHKVMLRMKNKRKDTALHEAVRYRNYWVVMLLIKEDPDFIYGANDSGITPLYMAVEGGFTAEVKLIIENSSTPSYNGLMGRNALHAAVICNNKEMTKMILEWKPDLTKEVDKNGWSPLHHAAERGDLEIVKLLLEKSEKSVAYLRSKEGKKTALHIASFHHHTKIVEEILSHSPGCREQVDDEGNNVFHFAMMKQVDHDFKPSKYFDKEWLKARGLVNEKNAQGNTPIHLLSLNQILDFWFVYKLKVVDKKAYNNEDLTAYDIILRAKEDISGKKVRLPYNFSYMFIGKC, encoded by the exons ATGGTTATCCTAATCCAACCTACCATCCCATTTTTTGAAGGAAATGGATATGATACTTGGAGCGTAAAGATGATGACTCTTTTTATCTCTGAAGATCTGTGGGAGCTTGTGGATAAGGGTTATGTGGAAGAGGAAATTCCAAGAGATGCTATTAGAGATGTACGAAAGAATGATGCTAAGGCattgttttttattcaacaaGCAATCTCGGAGagtatttttcctcaaatttcaaaGGCAACAAAGTCTAAGGAAGCATGGGACACTTtgcaaacaaaatatcaaagcaCAAGCCtg GTTGCAGCTCAAGATGGAGATGGCAGCCAAACTGACATCCCAGTCATGGATGACTCTGTGTATGAGGCAGCAGCGAAGGGCGACATTGAAGTTCTGAGGAAAATTCCAGAGTCCGAATTTCATGCCCAATTAAGCCCAAAGCATAACACAATACTCCATATTGCAAGTGAATTCGGTAATATAGAGTGTGTGAATTGGATCCTTGATTTGCCTTCATCTTCATCTCTACTGCAACGCCCTAATTTGAATGAGGACACTCCCCTTCACCTTGCAGCAAGGGAAGGGCATTTGATGGTCGTGGAAGCTCTTATAAATGCTGCAAGAGAACCTACCCTAGATATTGAAACTGGGCCTGGACCACATAAGGTTATGCTGAGGATGAAAAATAAGAGGAAAGACACAGCCTTGCATGAGGCAGTGCGATATAGGAATTATTGGGTGGTGATGTTATTGATTAAGGAGGACCCCGATTTTATCTATGGTGCTAATGATTCAGGTATCACTCCTCTTTACATGGCTGTGGAGGGAGGATTTACAGCCGAGGTGAAACTAATCATTGAGAACAGTAGTACTCCTTCTTACAATGGCTTAATGGGTAGAAATGCCTTGCACGCTGCTGTAATATGCAACAACAAAG AAATGACAAAGATGATACTGGAATGGAAGCCAGACCTCACCAAAGAAGTAGATAAGAATGGATGGTCTCCACTTCACCATGCTGCAGAGAGAGGTGATCTAGAAATAGTGAAGCTATTGCTAGAAAAATCAGAAAAGAGTGTAGCCTACCTTAGGAGCAAAGAAGGGAAGAAGACTGCCCTTCATATTGCATCTTTCCACCATCATACAAAAATAGTAGAGGAGATCCTATCTCACTCTCCTGGTTGTCGGGAGCAGGTCGATGATGAGGGCAATAATGTTTTTCACTTTGCTATGATGAAACAGGTAGACCATGATTTTAAACCTAGTAAGTACTTTGACAAGGAGTGGTTAAAGGCGAGAGGACttgtaaatgagaaaaatgctCAAGGAAACACACCCATCCACCTGCTCTCTCTTAatcaaattttagatttttggtTCGTATACAAGCTCAAAGTGGTGGATAAGAAGGCGTACAACAATGAAGACTTGACAGCTTATGACATAATTTTGAGGGCCAAAGAGGac ATTTCCGGGAAAAAGGTAAGGCTCCCATATAACTTCAGTTATATGTTTATTGGCAAATGCTAG